From a single Candidatus Defluviilinea gracilis genomic region:
- a CDS encoding type II toxin-antitoxin system VapC family toxin: MIVYFDTSALVKRYLRETGSDKVVALLNEPDHFFGSSVITKVEISAAFQKAVRMDIVSSAMATEIWDDFLNHWQTFTRLHVTAGIIERASDIAWKHGLRGYDSLHLAAASLWQETLGVTVAFAVFDRDLRLACLKAGMNPWPAE, translated from the coding sequence ATGATCGTCTACTTCGATACCAGCGCTCTGGTAAAGAGATATTTGCGCGAAACCGGTTCGGACAAGGTCGTCGCTTTATTGAACGAACCCGACCACTTTTTTGGCAGCAGTGTAATTACAAAGGTGGAAATTTCCGCCGCATTTCAGAAGGCAGTTCGGATGGACATTGTTTCATCAGCGATGGCGACGGAAATTTGGGATGACTTTCTCAATCATTGGCAGACATTTACCCGCCTGCACGTTACGGCGGGGATCATCGAAAGGGCAAGCGATATTGCATGGAAACATGGATTACGAGGATATGACTCGCTTCACCTTGCGGCCGCGTCGCTTTGGCAGGAAACGCTCGGCGTGACGGTTGCTTTTGCCGTTTTTGACCGCGATCTTCGCCTAGCCTGTCTCAAGGCAGGAATGAATCCTTGGCCCGCAGAGTAG
- a CDS encoding type II toxin-antitoxin system prevent-host-death family antitoxin, whose translation MSEVRVGTRELKNKLSEYIRRVKKGQTVIVTERGNVVAQLIPPQQTIEERVWAMVDAGLADWNGKKMTPYQPKVVNRSGTLVSDMILEDRR comes from the coding sequence ATGAGCGAGGTTAGAGTTGGTACGCGTGAATTAAAAAACAAATTGAGCGAGTATATCCGCCGCGTCAAGAAGGGACAGACCGTCATCGTGACCGAACGCGGAAATGTCGTTGCCCAACTAATCCCTCCCCAGCAAACCATCGAAGAACGCGTCTGGGCAATGGTGGATGCGGGTCTGGCTGATTGGAACGGGAAGAAAATGACGCCATATCAGCCAAAAGTCGTTAATCGGAGCGGTACGTTGGTGTCGGATATGATTCTGGAAGATCGGAGATGA